From Pyrenophora tritici-repentis strain M4 chromosome 1, whole genome shotgun sequence, the proteins below share one genomic window:
- a CDS encoding bZIP transcription factor (Atf21), whose translation MTDIQHHPLFDWAGEAFTAMQHPSINQLQDKWAAALSNPSSGSNSQAFAIPPSLLTNGSMERFGQVTPPEELSPQHPVRNDREASIPVDQLRNETSPWSKQTASPRQVAAAPEEPSPKRQRTSRTSTNQSSLSSVALSLQEDNADTNPQPPKRKRGRPKSQPQMVQAYTADGYPFQVSSARQTHLEKNRVAAHKCRQRKKEYINSLEDRAREFSSKNKMLKENVAVLREEVLSLKNEVLLHAGCGFWAVDEYLARCAGNLLGMEAPPPGMRNASSSRNNSINHNTQFNNTQQTREPSMGSLSSADGDDFGGLELLKDFTDEDMDDLEA comes from the coding sequence ATGACGGATATTCAGCACCATCCCTTGTTCGACTGGGCTGGCGAGGCCTTCACTGCTATGCAGCACCCCAGCATCAACCAGCTTCAGGACAAGTGGGCGGCGGCCTTGAGCAATCCGTCCTCTGGCTCAAACTCGCAGGCCTTTGCCATTCCGCCATCTCTTCTTACCAATGGCAGCATGGAGCGATTTGGCCAAGTCACCCCGCCTGAAGAGTTGTCGCCACAACACCCTGTCCGCAACGACCGCGAAGCCTCGATCCCCGTTGACCAGCTCCGAAATGAGACATCACCCTGGTCCAAGCAAACCGCCTCTCCGCGCCAAGTGGCGGCGGCGCCTGAGGAGCCTTCCCCGAAGCGACAGCGCACTAGCCGCACCTCAACCAATCAGAGTTCCCTATCAAGTGTTGCCCTTTCACTACAAGAAGACAACGCTGACACCAACCCTCAGCCACCCAAGCGCAAGCGGGGTAGGCCCAAGTCGCAGCCTCAGATGGTTCAAGCATACACCGCTGACGGTTATCCCTTCCAAGTCTCATCCGCCCGCCAGACTCACCTCGAGAAGAACCGCGTCGCCGCCCACAAGTGCAGGCAGCGAAAGAAGGAGTACATCAACAGCCTTGAAGACCGCGCTCGCGAGTTCTCGTCCAAGAACAAGATGCTCAAGGAGAATGTTGCCGTCTTGCGTGAGGAAGTCCTCAGCCTCAAGAACGAAGTGCTGCTCCACGCCGGCTGTGGCTTCTGGGCCGTTGACGAATACCTGGCTCGTTGTGCGGGAAATCTTCTTGGCATGGAAGCTCCTCCACCGGGCATGCGTAACGCGTCATCGTCGCGCAACAACAGTATCAACCACAACACCCAATTCAACAACACCCAGCAGACACGCGAGCCTAGCATGGGTTCCCTGAGCTCTGCAGATGGCGACGACTTTGGAGGTCTAGAGCTTCTCAAGGACTTCACTGACGAAGACATGGACGACTTGGAGGCATAG